In Capsicum annuum cultivar UCD-10X-F1 chromosome 7, UCD10Xv1.1, whole genome shotgun sequence, one genomic interval encodes:
- the LOC107853612 gene encoding actin-related protein 2/3 complex subunit 3 — translation MVYHSSFVDEEGISKACGCPLLPLKSHIRGPAPVSEQDTTDIVDEAITFFRANVFFKNFDIKSSSDKLLIYLTLYINIALKRLEGCRTLAEGTKAIINLGLENVPVPGETGFPFPGLFSAPQSQKEAELFRNYLKQIREETSGRLLSVAYRPNGTPNKWWSAFSKRKFMNMVLP, via the exons ATG GTTTATCACTCCAGTTTTGTTGACGAGGAAGGAATTAGTAAAGCTTGTGGATGCCCTTTATTACCTCTGAAAAGTCATATAAGGGGACCTGCTCCAGTTTCAGAACAAG ATACAACCGATATTGTCGATGAAGCAATCACATTCTTCCGAGCAAATGTTTTCTTCAAAAACTTTGATATTAAGAGCTCATCCGACAAGCTACTTATCTATTTGACATTGTATATCAATATTGCTTTAAAGAGGCTTGAAGGCTGCCGAACTTTAGCTGAAGGAACCAAGGCTATCATCAACCTAGGTCTGGAAAATGTTCCTGTACCTGGAGAGACAGGTTTCCCATTCCCAGGCTTATTTTCTGCACCCCAATCTCAAAAAGAAGCAG AACTATTCAGGAATTATCTGAAGCAAATAAGGGAGGAAACTAGCGGGAGATTATTAAGCGTTGCTTATCGGCCTAATGGAACTCCTAACAAATGGTGGTCTGCATTTTCCAAGAGAAAGTTTATGAACATGGTTCTTCCTTGA